The genomic window TTCAGCAATGCATTCTCCATTGTTGGGGGCCACTGCTTATCAACCCACTGAACAAACCCACAATTCTGACCTTCCTGGAAAAATAACAAGGCAAAATTTAGTACAATACAACTACTAATAGTAGTAAGCAACAATTAGTTCATGCCAGTAGCTAATGTTGGTACTGACCAACACTGAATTTGCACATCCATGTGCTAAGCAAGAGGGTGATCAGTATATAATTAGCAGAGTAACACTACATTCAACTTTGCATAATAACCAACTTACAATTGTCCATTAATATAATGGAATCCTACATTAGCCTAGCTAAATACACTACATTAGCCTGCAGGAACAAACTAGCTAATGACAGTACCTACTGTCAGCAGTAAGCAACAGTTACTTATTAAGAGTCACACATCAGCTAATGGCTAATGTGAGTACTAAGCAACATTGCATACAACAGAGCATTCATGTGCACACAACAAAGAATGCTTGAGCCTATATTTAGCCTAAATGCACTCCACTGACCATAATATTCACCATTCCTACAATGAGCACTACAGTATGGCATATATGACTAACAAAATTACCAATCACATAACTGAATAACAATTGGCAAACAAGACTATGTGACTTCCAATGAACATATCCTGTGCATAATCAATAAGGCAAGAAAATTACCGGCTCTGCACATGCTAAGAACCTTCTCCCAGTCATTGTTCCTTCAAATGCAACAAGCTTCTCTGATGGCTTCCCATGCTTCTCGCACAGCACTATCAGATCTAGCTCAAGACCATTGTAATCCGGGTCCTGAAGAGAGAAAGGCACCTGCCCAAGCAAAATCCAAGTTAGCATCATGTGCAGAGGACGAGGACAAAGCAAATCAAACGAAATCCTCACAGCAAAGATCACCTAGACagaaaaatccccaaattttcctAAACCTagccctaaccctagctccaatTGAGTAACTGACCTGATTGAGCCCATCGGTGGAGGTTTCGGAGTGCATGCACGGGAGGCTTGAGTTCTCGTCGCTGCTCTCTTCTTCAAAAACCATGGCTGCGGCAGCGTCGTGTGGCGGCCGGCGGGGGCGGGCgcagccggcggcgaggcagagagaaggaagaagaacgCAGAGCAGAGCGGGGGGAGTGAGCGGGGTGTGGCTCGACCGCACCAGCCGCGGACTAAAAGGGAGCCGGCCTCGTCCCAGTCAGCGCGCGGGCACGCGCGCACTGGCCAGCGTGTcgcctgacgggcgggcccaaccggtcagcttttctgtcaatacgtataaaacacacttttagtcttttttgcaacggctcgccccaatcttggtactgacatgtaaaaattaccaatcttggtaccaatctgcttccaataCCCCAAttatggtacttctgtgcaatttactccTAAAGGCATGCTGGGTGTTTTGTGGCAGTTTATCTAAAACTAAAAGAAGTCCAGAAAAGAAGAAGAGAGGTTTTGCCGTGCGATCCATCCATGCATTCATCAAGCGATTCAACATTGAGGCACAGATCGACATGGATGCGTGTCATTGATTCGAGCTGCTCTACGGCTGTGGTCGGAACATGGAATTCAAAGTGGCAAAAGTACGGCAATTCAAAGCTGCAGGGCGGTGTGCGCGTGTGATCAAAGGCCCGCAgaaagaggtgcacgcatgcagaGTTGGTGCTTGCTCTCGGCGGTACCCCGCCCCGCCGCACCGGCAATGTTGACGGGGGCGATCGAGACAGCCGTGGGGAGAAAACGGAGTGAAAGTATCTCCCTGTTCGATGCTTGTGCCCTTCTTGTTAGTACTGCTACCTGCTATTGACACTAAAATCATGCGACTGCACATGAAAACGGACGCAACGAAATCGTTCCGGCGTTTCTGAAGGTCGTGCAGCACAGTGCTGTCTGCCTGTACGTGCCCTTCTTGGTTTGATGGAGCCTGGCGTGTTGCTTGTGCCGGTCCCGTTCCTGCCGTCGGTTCCGGCACGGCAAGGCGTCCCGAGCTCTACCACCTGATCTCTCTTGTCCCCTGGTCAATACGGAGTACTACTTGGAAGAGTTGGACGGGTCTACGCACAGCGACGTGGGCGGCAGACTGCAGGGTTTTGTTCAAGACCTTGATGCTTTCACCTGTCAATTTGTAGTGTCAATTATTGTCTCTTTTCTTGTTGAGTCAATTTGTAGTGTCAATTATTGTCTCTTTTCTTGTTGAGAGGGTCAATTATTCTCTTTGTATGTGAGCATTGCATATGACCTTGACGCTTTCACCTGTGACTGATTTTACGGGGAAAAGGCCAAGGCTTCACCTCCAGCCTCCGGGCTTATGTCCCCATTGCCGATGCGTGCACGCTGAATATTGAAGAAAGCTAGAAAAGCCATGGCTGCTTCTAGTACCTGGCCATTCGTGAGTTGTGGCCATGACGCGGATAGCTTAGTGCCTGCTGAAAGATAAAAAATAATATGTTCACTGAAACGAACGCATCTCGGTGCTGGGAAATCAGCAACCCGATTCTGACTCAAATGATCGTAGCGTGCTGCCGTccaggagagaggagaggggcgccTTATTGTCGCTGGAGGTTACGACGGATATCGCATTATCGCTGCTTCCTTTTCCCTCCCCGTTGTTGCTTGTGAGCCGTCACCGCTTCTAGACGAACAACCGGCGACGCAACGCGATGGCAATGGATCGTACCGTATGGGCCGGAGTGTAGCGTCCTTGGGCGACAGCGGCGCTCCCAGACACGCCGTTTCGCCTGTCGTTTTGCTGCTGCTTCCGTCTGATGCTGATCACGACAGTGGCAAGGCCAAACTTGGTTCTTTCTCCTTCATCCGAACCCGGTTCGGTGACTTCAAAAATTGACGCTGCGGTTGGTGTACAACGCACATTTTCAGTGGCACGGATCAACGGATATGTCCATTTTTTACGAAAAAGGGCTATATCCTGATCACTAAACAGCTAGGCAGAAACCATGGATCAGAGGCTCCGTGCAGGTTCGGAGCTGCGGCCGGTTCCAGTAGACATGCCACTCTCCTTCTAGAAGAGCATGCATGGTCCCTGAAATGCAGTTAGAAAGAATGGGCAGCAACGGGGCTCTTGGCTAAGCTCAAAAGGGGTGTGAAATGACTTGCATTATGTGACAAAATTAACTGTACAAAGTACAATGCCATTCACAGGAAAAATGCCAGGATAACTCCTCACGCGCCCATATACCGTTACCAAAAAAGTGCACTTGGGGGGTTTCAGGTGTACATTGCTGAAACCTGCAAGGCTATACTTCCGGGGTTCTTTGGTTGGGAGGTTTCATCAAGCCTGGCGACACGGACATGGCCTGTAAAGAATAGAATCTAATACTCTTTGGCCTTCTTCCGCAGCTCGCTTAGCTCCTTCTCAATCTCCGTGTCTCTGAAAGGGCTGCTCGATTTGCTGGATGTGTTTCGGCCTGGAGGAAGTTCGCCTTTCTGTATGTCATGAAACTATAGTCATTTATATAACAGAATGGGCGGCATACAGGCTATAGCacattcatttttgcatttattaCAGCTGGCTGGGATCCATTTTTCCATATTATAATCTGGTGACGTGTGTGTATGTAGCAAATTGCCAATGTCAAAAGAAGACCGGTTTCTTATTTTTACTTGAAAACCACTATATTTTGAGTCCAAAATGAGAAAACATACCAAAGAGCTCCCGGACAGTTCTTTTCTCATTTGTGCAAAATCATCATCCACCGATGTAGTCTCAAGCATTGCAAACTGTGCACGAAACTATGAGTCAGATCTTATTACCACAATGAATATCTTTAGAAATTAGTACGCACTACCCAGTTTACCTTTCCTTCTAGATCATCAGCACCTAACTGACCAAGGGCCTCAGCTTGGGATTCCATAGTCATAACTGACAGGACAAAACATGTAGCTATTAGTAAGAATAAAATATACAAATAATTTATCACCAGATACCACTGGTCGGCTCGCTGATAACACAGCCAGTAAGAGAAACTAGTGGCACATGTAATTTCCCGACCAATAGAAGACACATAACATTCACTAGACAAGCAAGAAAATTAAAACATAATTTACAAAGGTCATACTCATAACAACTCAAATAGGACTATAGGAGATGATACAACACGTCAATCAAAATATTCATCATAAAACGTTAGATTCTGTTGAAATCATCAGCCTTTGTGCAAGTGGCCAAACTATCCACTGCTTGAAAACTAGATGTGTAATGTAACCATTCAGATGATTTTTGGCAACAACAGAAAAAATCCAGATGCATTTTGATGATACAGCAACTGGCAAATGTGACAACTTATGGAGGAAAAAACAGTACCACTACCAAGTTCCAGTTGCTACCTGATGCATTTGAATATTAGGCCACTGATAGTTTGACATATTTTGAGGTTCGACTCTCTACTGGGTCATTAAGGTTGCTGAGTGAGTACTCTAGCATCTTTTGAGCTTGCATCTGGCCTAAGCCCATATCAGTTCATACTAACTGTGCAAACAAGAGGGTACTTAACAAGATAAATAACACTAGAGGGAGAAAACCACTAACGAGGAAAGTACCTTTCTCCTCCATCTTCTCAAATGCTGACAGGGCACCACTTGTATTTACATTTCCCAGCATTTCACTTACTTTTGTTGCGGTCCTAAAGAAAAGCAAGGCCAATTATCACATTAACAAAACTAGGAAGTAATAGGCGCCGAAACAGAACCAACGAATGAATGATGCATACTTTGCTGATTGAGCACGGGCTTTTAGGGTATCCTTTTTCTGCTTGGCCTCTGCTATCTTGCTCTCAAGAAGCTACAGAATGACATATTATACATGTTTTAAAAAAGATGAAAATAAAGCCAAAAAAATACAAATAGGTAGTGTTCAGaaaaaatataaatttgtattCAGAAAAAGAGCTTTCCTGCAGTTAAAACTAATAAACTCACCCTGGTATTTGAAACAAGATTTTCAACGACACTCTTCTGCTGATCAAGCTGCGCCTTTAATGAGCTTGCATTTTCCTAAGCACAGAAACACATAGCAAACTGTAACACAAATTTAGCATACGAATTAACACAAGTTGACATAAGATATATATAGCACATACATGTTATTGCCAGTCAAGGAATTGGAAGGCACAAATGTATAATGCAAGCATTCGATAGGAGTTTATTCTAATATAAGTTGCAGTCTACACTCTAGTAACAGTGTGACTGGGCAGACATTTGATCCAGCACACCAGATCTACATGACACTTACAGCATATGATTTACGCCGTTTAAGGGCTTCACGAGCAAGATCCTCTTCACCCTTTTGAAGAGCAAGTTGAGCCCTCCGATACCTAAATTTAATAGAAAATGGCACTGTAAAACAAACAGATGACAGGGGTCAATGTAATCTTTTAGTTACCCATAACATTACCAATCAGCATCAGCTTGTTCGGCAGCTTTATACTTGTTCTCAAGCCGCTTTTGAGATGCCAAGACCTTCCAAAACAAAAATCAGTGTTATCAGGTTGAATGCAAAAGAATATTGTACAATAGGCTTGTATTTCCATTTTACATCTAAATACATGGCACCCTCTGTGACAAGAAGATCCCACAGAAGCTAGAGATTCAAACTAACAAGAAGCTGGTAACACAAGAGGCAGCTAACCAAAACTAGCATCAACACCACAATTTTTTGTATTAGTGGCAACAACAGCAGAACTGAAGTTGTTAAAAATGTACTGTCACTGGTGAAATTTCAGGATTAACAATAAACACAACAAACCTGTGCAGTGGCCTGCCGCATCTTTGTTAAATCATCATTCATCTCCAAGACCGCTTGATCTAGGATCTTCTCAGGGTCCTCAAATGAACTCAGAATTGCATTTGCATAGGACTATAAAAACCAGCAAGGCACAAGCACTTAGTTAAATAAACACAAAACTATGCTTACTGTGTAACAAAATATTGACAGAAAATGGCCTTACTCACCCTGACAACCCTAGTTAGTCTATCGAAGAGGTTACTCCGTATGGCGTTGCACTTAAATCTGTTGACATTTGATTGGCGTACTTGCACAGCTCGAAGAGAGACTGCAGAGGATTTAGTTAATTAGAGGTCACCAACATGGCCATTGGCACAACACCAAATAGTACAAATATGCAATTCGATAAGCTCTCTACTGCAAACATATTAATGTATGTTACCAGCACGAGTGACTGCCTGACCATGTAAGCGAAGAAGATTAGCAGACATGATAAAATGTAATATCTGGCATGCTCTAACAATACATGCTTGTTTGTAGTTGGAACCGCAAATTAGCACGCAATGGCTTCAATGAACATGCTATTGGAGATTTGGAGGTCAACCCGGTTCGTTTCAGAGCAAGTTCCACAACCATAAGGAAATCACAATCTCCCAAACCTTCGGCCTATCAGCCTTCCAATTTGGACCTCTGTGTTAACATACATGTGCTCACTAGCTAATCGAATCTACAGCTACAAGTTTATCACAGCAATCTCTGCCACAAAGCGCATGAAACATGGGGGGAGCAGGGCACGAGCTCGAGAAACGCACCGCTGCTGTTGAGGAAGGAGGTCCGGAGGGAGGCCGAGCGGAAGCTGGCGGTGGCAGGCGGCGTCGCGAGCCTGAGGCTCGTCGGCGGGGCCCTGATCTCCATCGATTCGGGGCGTAGCGGAGGACCAGACAGAGAGGAACCCTAGAGTTGCAGACCCTGGGATTTCAGAACCTATGAACCAATGGACAAGGAAAAGAGGAGATCGTGAAGAGGAAGCGTACCTGGAGCTCCTGTGGCCGGAGATGGAATTGGTTGGGGCTTGGGGTCGCCGGAGACTGGCGGCGCGGCTCACCTGACAGGGAGAGCGGGCGGCTTGGGTCGATTTCAAGGTTTGTTTGGTGAATCGGCTGCGGAACGGGGGCGTTGTCGCAAAAGTGGCTGAACCCTCTCCACAGCCTCGATCTGGACGATACACGCTGATCGGACGGCACACGAGCTCGCTCGGTGTGCGCCGGTGCACCACGCAgtgagttttttcttttttttgaggcAAATCACGCAGTGAAGTCAGTGCttaaaaaaaaatctattttgCGCGCGCCGGACCGGGCAAAGACCCTCCTGGAAATGCTAAGCCTGGGCCTGGCATGATGGCCCAAAAGAACGCATTGCCTTAGCCCTAAGCATTTTGGAGACATTCTATAAAAAATAAAAGCATTTTAGAGACATTAATTTTATTATTTTATGGTAAGTGGATGAATTATATAGAACTAGCAGGAAAGCTTCAATGAGAGGTATGGCAAATCACGAGAAAGGTGAACACTCTGTCTTGAATACCCTGGCAGCTGGTTGGCGCACCCGACTTTCTGCCATGAACGAAGAGACTCACAACTTGGTGTGGTCCGCGATTTACGACACTACTGGACGCCATGTGTTGATTGGGTGATCCGCCCCGCcctctcaccccccccccctcccctccactATTTTATGATACACATTGAAGATTTTTTTTGCCCAAACAATATTATGTTGGTTTCACATTTTTATGCTTGAATATGGTAACCACCATTAGATGACTTAATAGATATGATGTTCTGGCGAAGTTTTGGCTCCTGAGCTCATGTGCACCCAGATAAACAAAATGCAAAAGTAGGGATTAACAATAAACATATGTGCATGTTCTAGTTGCGTGCAAATTTTCAAGGAGAAATGACATTGACATTCCTACATAAAAATTATAGTGCTACGAAATGCTTATTAGAAAGTTTTTAAAGCACCTTTTTTTCCCAGACCACCACAAATGCTATTTCTTCACCAATTTTCGCACAATCAAAACAAGCATACAATTTAGTTACCAAAAAAatagcattttattttattttattgccaTTTTCCTTGTTGCTCCATAAAAATTATAGTGCTAATAAAAGCTTATTTTGAAAGTTTTTTACAACACCTTTTTTCTCTCAGACCACCACAAACGTTATATCTACACCAATTTTTGCACTGTCAAAACAAGCATACAAGTTAGTTACCAAAAAATTAGCATTCTATTTTATTTGTTCGTCATTTTCCTTGATTTTATTGTCATCCGGGTGCACATGAGCTCAGGCTCATAATTGAACTTTTGTTAAAAGGTCTAACAATATTGCACACTAAGATGATGGTTTATAAGGTTGAACTGTATTGCACACTAAGATGATGGTTTGTAAGGTCGAACTATATTGCACAAACCGATATTGTCAACAGAATTTCATGTAATAGTAAAAAACACAGTGCAAACTAAGCATTGACTTCCTGCTAAAAATACAATTGCACCTCTGgcaaaagtactccctctgtaacttaatataagacgtCCTTGCAAAAAAAAACTTAACATTAGATGTTTTTTTTACACTGTCATGGACTTTAATAACGTCTTATAAAACGTCACAGATATAGTACATGGTTTTCAGAGCAATTAGTCGCTTTGGGCAGTGGCTTACATTCCCTACTTGCATTGGTGACCTGTGATGTAAACAAAAAAAAAAGCAGTGATTTTCAAGTAGTCGAGGC from Triticum aestivum cultivar Chinese Spring chromosome 3B, IWGSC CS RefSeq v2.1, whole genome shotgun sequence includes these protein-coding regions:
- the LOC123066100 gene encoding probable membrane-associated 30 kDa protein, chloroplastic isoform X1, encoding MEIRAPPTSLRLATPPATASFRSASLRTSFLNSSVSLRAVQVRQSNVNRFKCNAIRSNLFDRLTRVVRSYANAILSSFEDPEKILDQAVLEMNDDLTKMRQATAQVLASQKRLENKYKAAEQADADWYRRAQLALQKGEEDLAREALKRRKSYAENASSLKAQLDQQKSVVENLVSNTRLLESKIAEAKQKKDTLKARAQSAKTATKVSEMLGNVNTSGALSAFEKMEEKVMTMESQAEALGQLGADDLEGKFAMLETTSVDDDFAQMRKELSGSSLFHDIQKGELPPGRNTSSKSSSPFRDTEIEKELSELRKKAKEY
- the LOC123066100 gene encoding probable membrane-associated 30 kDa protein, chloroplastic isoform X2, whose product is MEIRAPPTSLRLATPPATASFRSASLRTSFLNSSVSLRAVQVRQSNVNRFKCNAIRSNLFDRLTRVVRSYANAILSSFEDPEKILDQAVLEMNDDLTKMRQATAQVLASQKRLENKYKAAEQADADWYRRAQLALQKGEEDLAREALKRRKSYAENASSLKAQLDQQKSVVENLVSNTRLLESKIAEAKQKKDTLKARAQSAKTATKVSEMLGNVNTSGALSAFEKMEEKVMTMESQAEALGQLGADDLEGKFAMLETTSVDDDFAQMRKELSGSSLKGELPPGRNTSSKSSSPFRDTEIEKELSELRKKAKEY